ccttgagatagttataaacactgatgagatgccctctcagccttctcctctccaggctgaacacacacagctccctcagtctctcttcataagaaagatgctctagcaATAGCCACAGGTACATCTGTCCCCTGCAGCAGTATCTGGTCTTGTCTTATCTCGAGATGGAGACAACTTAAAACTGATTGCATTACGTTCTTTCCCTCTTGAACTTCAACCATGACAGTTAAATTTGAGGTGCTTTACCTTTACCTTCTGATCTCTCTTAGTATgacaataaaccaaaacaaacacaaagaaaagctccttccaggcagctcCCAGCTTGAAGCATCCATGGATCTTCATTCCCTTGTTCTTGCTGGGGAGGCAGCAAAAGCCTCAGCCACATATCAGCAGGTGTCTCATCTCTGGTCCCATGGTGTCTCTGGGGATATTAAAAATTCTCATGGGAGCTTGTCAGTCCCTTCTGCTCATGTTGTATTATGAACTGGCACTTCTGGTAGCAAGTGTCCCATATCTGCTGGATCAGGAATGATGTGCACTGCTCTCTTTCCCTAATgggtttttctgttctttttttttttgggagggggagaGGTGGCTCCTCAAGAGAAACATCTCCATGAACAGCAGCGGTTGCAGAAACTcccagtgcaggaccaggcactgtcCCACACTCTACTGGCTCAGGGGGACACATGTGGCACAGCCTCGGCTCTGCAGACAGTTCCTCTCCAAGCTTCACGTTGTCATGTGTGACAACCCAATGCCTGTACCAGCCTGGGCCCCACACCCTGTCCCCTGGGCAAACACAAAGGCTACCCCAGCACAACAGCACAGCCCAGAGAAAGGCTGCATTGCCATTGACCAACAGGAGTAAATGTCACACCAGCTTTGAAAAGTGTCACGATTGTCCAAAGCAGCTGTAACACTGAGTGCCCTTGATGTGCAACCATCCTCAGTTCCCTTGGGAGCTGCACACCCCAGTCTCCAGGAAGGAAACACCAGGCAGCCAGTGACCTGAGCCTATAGCAGGAGCCCCTGAATTTCTAAATTTCAGGTGCAACTGGTTAGGCTAGAGCAAGAAAgcaagagcagcaggcaggagtgAGGATGACCCCAGACCCCAGCCCAGGTCAGGCAGTGCCCACACTAGCAGGGTGCAAGGGTGCAGGTGCCCATGGCTGACTATGACTCTCTCTATCTCTGCTGCAGGACCAAAATGGATGGGCACAAGCAAACCAGGACATGGACGGGGTGTATCGAAGACAACTTTCTGATGCAGACATTccaggaatggacatggggagagGCTCTGTTGGACCTGCTACTGACAAATGAGGAAGAACTATTGGATGATGTAGAGTTCAAGGGTAGCCTTGCCTGCAGTGACCAGGACACTGTGGAGCTCAAGATCTACAGAGGACTGAGCAAGTCAAACAGGACTGCTACGTCCTCCACTCCAGGAGAGCACGTCTCAGTCTCATCAGGGCCCTACCTGCTTGGCAGGGTGCCATGGGAAACTGTCCTGGAGCTCAGAgggtcccagcagagctggctgcccTTCAAGGACAGCCCTGTCAGAGCACAAAGATGGTCCTCTGCCATGTGGAGGAAAAAGCACAGCTGGAGGGGAAAGCTGCAAAGAGGGTGAAGGGAACCAAGAAAAGAATCTTGGAGCCTattggcagcaaaaggaagggtCAGCCAATTAGAGTTCATTGCTTAGTACGGAAAGGGACCTGGTGAAAAATGGTAggagaaaggctgatgtactcagTGCCTTATTCTCCTCAGTTTTTTCTCATatggcttctcctcaggcctaTCACACCCCTGAACCTCCCCACagatgctatgggaataaagcagTACCCACAGTAGAAGAAGGAATAGAGAAGCTCTTACTACCATTTGGATATGCACATGTTCAAGGGCTCACTTCCAGACCCATTCAAGTGTGCTCAAGGAGCTGACTGGACTCAGTCCCTGAAAGGTAGAGGCAGCAAATACTTTCAGAAATCTCGTCTATACTCATTAAGGGCCAGAAGGGAACTGGGAGCAGCTCACATGGGACTTCTGAGGGTAAAtcctgcctcaccaccctcaataCTTTCTATGAGGCGGTGACTGGCGCTATATGGAAGGGGAGGGACACTGGCTCTGGTGTACCTTGACTTTCACAAGACTTTGACATACCTTCATgagtgcacacacacgcacacctaTAAGGACACAGAGATCTGAACACTCACAGGCAAAAACACACTGAACGTCTGTTATTTGGAGCTCAGATCCAACTTGCAGGCAGTGCAGTTGAgggctttcccccttccctttagtGACCTCAGTGAGATCAGTGCCagggagctctgctgggagagctCAGCCAGGGCTGATTCTCCTCTCCATGAAGCTTCTTCTGAGCTGATGCCCTAGTGCATCTGGGGGTGGCCAATCTCACTGCTCTCTCATGCGGTAACAGGCACTGTGGACACAGGAAGGAGAGCGGATGTGTGTATCTAGAGCACAACAAGACCTTTGGCAGCGTCTCTACTGTCATTACAAAACATGAGATGAATGGGTTCAGTGAAAGGAGGATAAGTAGGGCAAAAAATTGCGTGGACTACCAGGCTCAGAGAGTTGTGACCACAGTGCAAAGCCCAGCTGGCTGACACACATCAGTGAGGTCTAATATTAGGGATCAGTAGTGACACCAATACTGTTTGAGGTTTTCATGAATGCCATGAGTGACAGGAAGTCTGTGGATAACAACCAGCAAGGGGAATGGGAAGTAACTGTGAGACACGGCTTTTGTTCAAagaacctggacaggctgaagaaatgggcTGACTGGAACCTCATGAATGCCAAAAAGAGAAAGGGCAAGGTTTTGCATATGACAGAGAGATCAGTCCCTGCAGTCAtgcaggctggggctggctgccggGGAAACAGATCAAGAGAAAATGAGATGAGGTTTTAGGACACACTTAGCTGAACATAaggcagcagtgtgcccttgcagTAATTAGGACCAACTGTATCCTGAGCTGTATTATTCAAATTGTTGACAGCAGGTGCTGGAAAATGATCCTGCCCCTCTGTCCCATCACAGACCACATCTGGGGTACTGCATCCAGGCTGGTGGTCTGTGCTCCAAGAGGAGTAGTGACATCCTGAAGGGAGTTCAACAAAGTCCACCGTATAAATTAGGGGCCATGAGAAGGTGAGAGAATTGGATCTGTTCACCTTAGTGATGTCTCAGGGGAGAATTTCCTGTTTTCCACAATGACTTGTTCAGAGGAAAACAAGAAGATGGACCTAATCCACGGAACTGCCCAGGAAGCAGGGGAAATGTCCGGTAATGGGATCTCTTGTAGATGACCTCTGCAGGTCAATTCTCACGTACATTCTAAATCTGGgtccccctccctgccctccatgaCGTCTGCACAACCAAGGGCACATCGGACCTCACACTCCCTCTGCCACAAATCAGCTTTCAGTCATAGTGCTGAAAGTACACAGAGGCAGCTGAAGGGAGGCTCTCAGCCTCCTCACTGCCAACCGCAGGAAACCAGTGGCTGCTGTTTCCAGCCCCTGAGCTCggagacagctctgggaagctgaTCCATCTCCTGAGTCAAGgctctgcagcttccccaggctgcagctggtGCAGTGTGGGTTTCTTCTTGCCCGAGGATGGACAGAATGCTTTTCCCAGGAGCCAAAGTTGTGGCTGTGCAGAGCCGTGGAGTCCTGTGAGCGGGCGACACACCGAGCGGCGCCGGCGCAGGACTCAGGTTCGGGGCGGAGctggtggagaggagaggagaggagaggagaggagaggagaggagaggagaggagaggagaggagaggagaggagaggagaggagaggagaggagaggagaggagaggagaggagaggagaggagaggagaggagaggagaggagaggagaggagaggagaggagaggagaggagaggagaggagaggagaggagaggagaggagaggagaggagaggagaggaggagaggagaggagaggagaggagaggagaggagaggagaggagaggagaggagaggagaggagaggagaggagaggagaggagaggagaggagaggagaggagaggagaggagaggagaggagaggaggagaggagaggagaggaggagagggaagaggaagacgagagggaagaggaagaggagaaggaggagaggaggaggtggtggcggAGCAGAGAGCCGTGGCTGGCGAGGGGCAGCGAGGCGCGGGTGGAggagcggcgggatgcggcggtgccggggcgcagggctgCCGGGACTGGTCGCGGTGCTCCTGGGTGCGTCGGGCTGGCGGGGCTGGATGGGGGCCGGGGCTGAGCCTGGGGTGGCTCCTGCAGGTCCCTCCATGCTGTCGTCCCCTCAGGTTTTTTCACGGATATCTGGCCGTAACCAGCCCCCTTTCCATTCCACATTCCCTCTAGAAAACGAATTGCTATATTCTTTGTCCAACACTCCCCgtttcccctctttcctctgAGTCTTTCCTTATAACTCATGAAGTCATTTCTTCAGCATGATACTTTACTTTTATCATTCCTTTGCCCccattttttgcttttttaattattctacTCTTCCACCCATCATTCACGCATTCATCTCTCCACCAACTATTAATGGACATTTCTGTTACAGCACATGTTGACAGCTTCTGTAAGCTTTTCTCCTTATCATCTCTCCATGTTCCTGACTTCTGTGGGATTTGTCCTGGGAAacagcaggcagagctgtgcaGTTTATCAggtgtatttcttatttttctccccgGCAGTGGCTGTGGGCAAAGCGCAGGTGCAGCAGGACCCGTCGGCAGAGACCATGGAGGGCGCAGAAatcagcatcaactgctcacaTCCCAACATAAAGACAGGCGACTACATCTACTGGTACCGTCAGGTCCTGGACCGAGCTCCCGAACTCCTCGTGTGGGGTGTTAAAGCATCCAAGGTGATGTCGGCCCCACCAGGAcggctgtcggtggcggcagaccgccggtccagcgccctgtggctctcccggccccggcgcggggacgcggcggtgtattactgcgccgtgggagacacggggagaggagccggggttgcggccgggcacgaaccgccgcgggcggggccgggcgggtgtggggagagaggggagagccCCTGACCggacccgccagggggcgccgctgCTCTGCCCGCGggggccgcccggccccgcctgaTCCCGGGGCGGTTCCCCGCCCCGACCGCTCCGGCTTCAGCATCTCTTGGTCCTCCTTGCAGTCGCTGCCTTGGTTCAGAACCTCTCCTCATTGATGGTTGCTGCGGGTCTGTGCTCCTGAAGGCAGCAAAGAGCTGTGCTTGTGCAGCGCTACATGTGGAGTCTGAGACGGTCTGTGCAAGGCAGGGAGGGGAGTAGGGTGCTTTCCACAAGGCTCTCTTGCTTCCTCAGAAACGACTCAGAGCTTTCTGGGAAACGTGGCATCCTCTGGCCTGTCTGTAAAGACCTGCAGCATTGTCTCAGAAATGCATCGCAGAGGTCACCGATTCCCCTCCAGCCCATGGAAGCCTGGTCCTCCTCTTGCCTCTGTCCTCCTCCCATCTAGAATGCTGAGCTCTTTTTGCCTTTTAGGAAGGCAAAGTGACAGCTGTAGGTCCTTCACACGGGGACATGGCACAGGGAGTTCATGGTGTCACAGCAAACTGACCCCAAGTTCTTCAAAGAGATGTTCAGCTTAGTGGGTGTCTCATCAGCGCTTATCTCCCTTGTGAAAACACACCAACAGATCCCACCCAGTGTTTTTTCCCTTCCCGAGGATACACACAAGGATCTCAAACCTACgtatggagaaacactcatagtATCCTTGGGCATTCAAATGGTGCAATTAGGAATGATGTGATGAAGAAACCAATGCCCTGAGGAGTTACTGGAGTTGCAATGCGAGTCAGCCCGTACATGGCAAAGGTCCATTCCAACAAACCAGAAATGTTTGTCAGAGCTCTGCCATGTTCTCTTTACTGTGGTTTGccacctgctcctcagccctggcAGGGCCAGGCTTTCATCTGCACTCAAGTGGTTACCTTGCCTTGCAGCTGTGATTGATTTTATTTCTCCAACACCAACAGACAGAAGGGATTTATCCCAGGACATCTCTGGTTCCTCTCTCTAGGCTGGGTAGCTGATTCTTTCCGGACATGACAAAGCTGTTCCAAACAGAGCAGTACATTGCCCTGAATGAAGCACAAATATAGCAAAGCATGGTGAACCCAAAGTGGCATGTGACTTAGTCTTCTCCATGGGTCTCCTAACAGTGGTGGGAATGGGCTCATCCTTGTCACTGTGTGGAGTGAGCAGTCCCTGTAGTTCTAATCTAATTCTTCCTTGGCAGACTTTCCTTCCTGGAGATCTCCTGCaccaccccccttgtccccaaaatGCTGGAGACTTTTTCTGGCACCAGGCCTACCATTTCAGattcctgctgtcatttttccacGTCTTCATGAGCATGACTGAGTTTATGACCCTCTCAATCATGTTCTTTGATCGTTATATCACAATATGCAAATACTCTGTAAAACACCCTATCATGACAAAGAAAGTCCActtcctgctggtgctgggaacatGGGCTTGGTGCTCATCTTCTCCCAGGTGGCTCTGCCTTTGAAGCGTCCTTTCTGTACCAAGAACATTGTTGACTCTTTCTACCATGCTGTTGGGCCAGCATGGGCATGGCAAATTGGGTCTGGGTCGACCTtgactggatgccaggtgcccaccaagctgctctaccaCTCCCCCACCATCAgctggacagggggagaaaatacaaagaaacgCTCATGGATCAATATAAGGACATGGAGATCACTCATCAATTTCTATTAAAGGCAGAACAGTCGACTCGGGGAAATCAGTTGAATTTATTACCAATGAAATGAGAGTAGGATAATAAGAAAGAAGAACCAATCTCAAACACCTTCCTCCCGCCCCTCCCTTCTTCCAGTCATTTCCCTATGTGCACTGTGGGGAGTTCCTCTCCTCCCACAGAGTGTAGGGTTTTGTTTGGGCAGGACCAGATCCTCGGGTGTCAGGGAGTCAAGTGGTTTCtgtcaacccaccacacctgTGCTTGGACAAGTGTTCCACAAGCAGAGCTGTAGCCTGGCCTGGCTCAGAGGTGCTGGAGTTGCTGGGCAGCTGAGTGCCCGTGGGGGATGTTCCAGCGTGCACTCTGTGGTTGGGCTGGTGTCTGCAGGTTCCACTGGATCCCCAGGGCAGGATTGGTGCTGTGCCCTGGGGCTGcctgtggggcagggagagagTGGAGGACTCTGGGAGTCCCAGGCAGGGTGAGGAGCTGGATTGCCCAGATGCTGGCACTTCACCCCAGTGGTAGTGGTGCAGGTCTGGTGTGGGAGGAGGGGAGGCCTTTGTCTCTGGACATAGCAAGAATATGTCCTGTGGCCAAAGAGATGGAGAGGGTCAGTGTCTCTGCCCCAGGTCTCAAGCAGGAGGAATGTGCATGGAACTTTGCCTAATCTGTTGGGTCCTCTGTGCCTGAACCCCTCTTTTGAGCTTCACAAGCTGTGGGACCCTGAAGAGCCAACTTTCTGTAGGGACACCGTCTGTAAGCTGTGGAAGGCTGCTGAAAATTGGGGATTTGCTTCAGGAATGCTCAAGGGACAGACGTTTTGTGTCACTGAGACCTGCAGAGCTTGGCTTACAGAGTCCTTATCAACCCTGTTTGCAAGGGCAATGACATCAATACCTGAAAACCTCTGTCACCCCACTTCATCATTAATCAATGTGCTGTTTTGCCTCAAAGAGAATTGATATTCTTCATGCCATTAGAacactttctttttctgtagCCAGCATGGTCatgtggatttagtttgagaacaagaagataacaccccaggacagagttaaagtTTTTTAATTGTTATCTGGGAGCCAAGGACTTTCAGAGCACTCTTTCTCCttttgtgaggcagctgggaagggggacatagatgggccagaccttgactgacacccaggctgatcaataagaatattccatgccattaacattgtgcttcatatttaaggatggTTGGGATCTTCCAGCTAGGTTTTGGGTTGGAGTCAGgatggatggggatgaagacctgTTATGGTTCTGCTCTGTTTTAGTGGAGTGCTATTCATGAGTTCCTGTAGTTCAAACTTTGGCCATCCTGACATTTTGCAgtagcctctgggcctttctgcctttttctctcttccgtctctgggatcggctgtttggGACTGAAGTATTGCTTCCTGGGAATGGCTGtgcagtgcagagtttgtgagGGATTACATTGAGTAcctttattttctatttccattttatatatggTACTATTAATAGCAGTCtattaaagttattttattaaactgtgtttaaatcagtccatgagtttctcccttctcttttgatTCTCTACCCTGTTCGGGGCGGGGAGGtgggggagtgagcaagtggctattgtggttatattgctgGATTGGGTTAAATCGTGACAGTcaggcaagagcaggtgatgttgaTGAAGGACTTTGGAAACTGTCCCTCCAGAAGAAAAGGATCTCTGTCAGTGTTTGAACTTACCAGTTGGGAAAAGGGCAATATCCACAGCCCACTATGTGGATGGGTGCATGGCTgactgggtggatgggtggatgggtggatggacagaTGTGTTCTGCTCATCACACTGACCCTGGCTGAGGGCTCTGATGTTCTTTTGATCAAATCAGTGCCCAGTAGCGTTGGTCAAACAAGAGGGATGGTTGTGAATGAACGTTGCCTACCACAGCCAGCTCACAGGTGTTCCATTGCCACCTGCACTTCTCAAGGGTACTAGGATGATCAGCTCCTGCACAGAGCTTTTAGAGAGCAGAGCTGGTCCTGACATAGCAGTACCCTGGGGGCCCTGGTCTCGAGGAAAACTGTTCCATCCACTCTTGGGGATGAGCAGACACCACAGAGCAGTGATGGACCTGTGGGTGCTGGTCACTGTCCTTGGACTGTCCTGGCCCATGGGGTGTTGGGCTTCCAGGGCCTCCAGTGTGTGACCCACTGTGGTTAATCCCGATACTGATCTGTGAATGGTGTCAGCCTTGCATGCCTGCCCAGTCCTGGGCCCTGCCAGGTTCTGTAGGGGTGGTGGTAGGGCTGCAGGGGGGAACCAATCCCTGCTGCCGGTGCCCATGTGTGCTGGCCATGGCCCTAAGTCAATCAATCGAGGAGGTGAGGCCGTGGGGCATCCCTGAGGATATTCCATCCATCCACACTCCTGCTGTCCCCTGGGGACACCTTttgtcctctcctccttccctagCACAGCAGTGACCAGAGCAAGAGGTGTCCCATGCCCAGGAGCCTGCAGGGTGTCTTGCCTCCTTTGCCTCCCACAGAGTTGTAGCTTCTCAACTGAGGATAACAGAGGTTGTGCTTCTTGTTTGCAGGAACTCTGGGTGTATGTTTGGGTCAAaacactgcaaggtgagggctgatGGCCACTTGCTCTGTGGTGGCTGGGTTGTTTTCCATACTGTCACAGGAAAGTGCCCCAAAAAGGTCCAGTGCACTGGGTCTCAGTAGCTTGTTTTCCCTGAGCAGCTTGGGAGGGCGCACATGGAGGAAAGTCCCACTCAGAGGCCCAGGCTGGGATGCAGAAATCTTTAAAGAATCTAAAGAGGGAACTGGGGCCCTAGATGCAAGGATCACCAGGGACAAGCGAGAGTCCACACCCCTTTGCCATTTTAAAGTTCACACAGAGTATCTGACTGCATttcacaaagagtgaaggctggaTTTGGAGAGCCTTGCAGCTAGgggagcagaagaaaaggaaggaagggaaaaaggaagagaggaagaaaggaagagaaagacaggaagaaaggaagaaagaaaaattggaTAAGGAAACATGAGCCATGTTCATGGATTCATTCTTTGTCCAGCACCATGTCTGTACTTCCTGGGGAGCCTTCCCAAGGGCCACGTCCAGTAGCTTTTGCAGGGGAGGCACTTTCTGCCACAATAACGAGTGAAAATGCCAGAGAGGTCACAGCAACCAGACTTGATGGGCATtccatcacagctgaggattctgccaacagcagcagaggtggaggagcccacaacggtgttctgtgggaagaagctgaggatggggccaggcagggtcaccaccacaggggagggctcaatgacaacGGTGGAGTTCTGGCTCTGCCTGACATATGGCTCATTGCGGCTGTTGGCCAGTGGGattgggctgcagggctggcagggcaggcactggtcaTAGCAGGATATGCTCTAAGGCTCTGGATGTGCAGGGATGAAGCAGAGCACAAAGGTGGGTGAAGAGCAGCATGGTTACACTGTCACAAAGGAACCAAGGCCACTACTGAATGGGGACGTGGAAGCAGTGCCAGGGACACAGAGTCTTCATTGATTCAGCCTGCCATGTCTCTACAAAAAGCAGGgaacctctcttccagtgaataaaCCAAAAGACCCAAGCTCTTTGAGCAGACATTCTCCACGTTTGCCACTCCCATGGCAAGGAGCTCCAGGACCAAGAAGTGAACAAAGCCAAGTTCAGCTAAGAGGTGTATTGAGGAAAGATCTGACTTTGGAAGAGGAAAAGAGGCTTCAGACCCACCTGGCACGCAAGCAGAAGGAGgcaagagaagtggatgagagagcaggCAGGGACTTGCCTGCCTTTTATACCTGCCCTACATTGCCGCAAGGCAAGAGGCACCCTTGGCAGGGGTaacaattttctgacaagctcatcCTGACTGTAAACCATCACAGGTAATGAGATGGGTGGTGCTTTGGTTTCCTGCACTTCTGTCTTTTCATTTCCAGGTTTGTGTCATGCCCATTCCCCAATGAAGCAGACAAATGCTGTCATTCTGGGACATCCTGTTGGGGCTGAAGTGTCGCTCTCCGGAAGAAGCTCCAGGGATCCTCAGCTGGATCCCCAGATGCACCTGTGCATAAGGACACGCCATATccatctctttccctccctcctcagcTCACCCCCAATGGTcacttttttcctccccaggtgtgTGCATTATGCTGCTGGTTTTGACCCatcctgcccagcactgccctCAGGACAAATTATTGGACTGTTTTGACTGATCTCCTCTCTGTGCAGTCTGTGAGTACACAGACAATGCCATGGGCTTGCCTGGGGTCTTGTCCTTCCCCAGAATGCTCTAGCGTTGCTGTGGTTCCCCCCAGGTGTCCTCAATAGAATCTACAGTTTCTTGTGTTGTTACATGTATTCTTGTCTTGTGTGCTATCGTGAGCAGCTCTTTTTGTGTGAATTCACTTGAGAGCACAAATTTGTGCGTGATTCCACACCTGTGTGTATGAGCCTGTGTGCGTGTGTCCTTGTCACTCATCAGGAAGAAATGAGGCGCTCACAGCAGGGACACTCTCTATTGCTTTGTTCTTGAGCAACATGTGTCCAGGGTCAAAAGGAGCCCAAGTGCACTTCAATGGCACGAAACTGCTAGAGATCTGACCATGTAAGAGGTGCTGAAATGCAGCACCTGTCTCCTGAGCcctccttttcctgccc
Above is a window of Patagioenas fasciata isolate bPatFas1 chromosome 22, bPatFas1.hap1, whole genome shotgun sequence DNA encoding:
- the LOC139829637 gene encoding feather keratin Cos2-3-like, encoding MVYSQDELVRKLLPLPRVPLALRQCRAGIKGRQVPACSLIHFSCLLLLACQVGLKPQSISCYDQCLPCQPCSPIPLANSRNEPYVRQSQNSTVVIEPSPVVVTLPGPILSFFPQNTVVGSSTSAAVGRILSCDGMPIKSGCCDLSGIFTRYCGRKCLPCKSYWTWPLGRLPRKYRHGAGQRMNP